A section of the Enterococcus montenegrensis genome encodes:
- a CDS encoding sugar ABC transporter substrate-binding protein yields MKISKKLCLLGVTAAMTLGVLAGCGSGSGGDSAKDDKVLNIWGMGEEVKQLSKMTDKFTDETGIEVKIQSIPWSNAHDKLLTAVASKSGPDVLQMGTTWMPEFQKAGALADMSKYIEKYDNLKAENFYHGSVETTKFDDKYYGIPWAAETRVLFYRTDVLEKVGYKEAPKTWEELEDAAKKLAARGDDKYGINIDSKEQTLGFMFARQNGSPLLEDGKPVFNKKPFVDAVSYLNDFIQKGYSPKEDLGLDVSQTFSGDDAMVPMFISGPWMAKTVKDTVKDVDGKWAIATLPKKENNISSMGGSNLTIFEYSKKKDDAAKFIEFMARPENQLEWMKLTDALPTALKAWEDDSLKSDPVYSVFNEQLQNSEPMPLIPEFEEIAQNYLKHFEQIYLGGANVQKEMDAFNQESETTLNK; encoded by the coding sequence ATGAAGATTTCGAAAAAGCTTTGTTTATTGGGTGTAACAGCAGCGATGACACTGGGTGTTTTAGCAGGTTGCGGATCAGGTTCTGGCGGAGATTCTGCTAAAGATGACAAGGTCTTAAATATTTGGGGTATGGGAGAAGAAGTGAAACAATTATCCAAAATGACGGATAAATTCACAGATGAAACTGGGATCGAAGTTAAAATACAGTCTATTCCTTGGTCAAATGCCCACGATAAATTATTAACAGCTGTTGCTTCTAAGAGTGGCCCAGACGTATTGCAAATGGGGACAACTTGGATGCCTGAATTCCAAAAAGCTGGTGCTTTAGCAGACATGAGCAAGTACATTGAAAAATACGACAATTTAAAAGCTGAAAACTTCTATCATGGTTCTGTTGAAACGACAAAATTTGACGACAAATATTACGGTATTCCGTGGGCAGCTGAAACACGCGTACTATTTTACCGTACTGATGTTTTAGAAAAAGTTGGCTATAAAGAAGCGCCAAAAACTTGGGAAGAATTAGAAGATGCTGCTAAAAAATTAGCTGCTCGTGGCGATGACAAATACGGTATCAACATCGACAGCAAAGAACAAACACTAGGCTTTATGTTTGCTCGTCAAAATGGTTCACCATTATTAGAAGATGGCAAACCTGTCTTCAATAAAAAACCTTTTGTTGACGCTGTTTCTTACTTGAATGACTTTATCCAAAAAGGTTACTCACCAAAAGAAGATTTAGGTTTGGATGTATCGCAAACTTTCTCTGGTGACGATGCAATGGTACCAATGTTTATCAGTGGTCCTTGGATGGCAAAAACTGTAAAAGATACAGTAAAAGATGTAGATGGCAAATGGGCGATTGCAACATTGCCGAAAAAAGAAAACAACATTTCTTCAATGGGTGGCTCAAACTTAACTATTTTTGAATACTCTAAGAAAAAAGATGATGCAGCGAAATTCATCGAATTTATGGCCCGTCCTGAAAACCAATTAGAGTGGATGAAATTAACTGACGCACTTCCAACTGCTTTAAAAGCTTGGGAAGATGATTCTTTGAAATCTGATCCCGTTTACAGCGTCTTTAACGAACAATTACAAAACTCTGAACCAATGCCTTTAATCCCTGAATTTGAAGAAATCGCACAAAACTACTTGAAACACTTTGAACAAATCTATCTTGGCGGCGCCAACGTTCAAAAAGAAATGGACGCTTTCAACCAAGAGTCAGAAACTACTTTAAACAAATAA